TGCCGCGAAAACCGGAGGAAACTACGCGAGCAGCCTCGTTCCGCAGATGGAAGGGGCGGATCAGGGCTGCGATCAGGTCATATTCCTCGATGCGGTCGAGAAGAAATGGATCGAGGAACTGGGGGGCATGAACGTGTTCTTCGTGTTCGACGACGGCAGCGTGATAACCCCGCCGCTCACCGGCACGATCCTGCCCGGCATCACCCGCGACAGCCTGATCCAGTTGATGCGTGAGGAAGGGCTTCAGGTCCGCGAAGAACCCTACAATATCGACCAGTGGCGCATTGATGCCACCAAGGGCAATCTGGTCGAGACGATGGCCTGCGGCACCGCCGCAGTGGTCACGCCGATCGGCACGGTCGTCGGCCCCGACGGAGAGTTCCGGATCGGCGCGGGCGGCATGGGCCAGCTGACCGCGAAGCTGCGCGAAAAGCTCGTCGGGATACAGAACGGCACGGTCGAGGACCGCCACGGCTGGGTGATGAAGCTCTAGATCCGGCTCAGCCGCATCGCCGCCCGCGTCAGCCACGGCGCGGCCCCTGCCAGACGGGTGGCGGGTGCGGCGATCCGGCGATGCTCGGCAAGGTGCCAGATCGCTTCCGCGATCCCGACCGGGCGCCTCGCCCTGTGGGCAAAGCGGGCTTGATATTGCGGCGCTTCGACCCCGGCGAGATAGGCCTCGACTGCATCTTCGGCACTCGCCAGCGCTATCGACATCCCCTCTCCCGCCAGCGAGGGAATGACCGCCGCCTGATCGCCCAGCCGGTAAAGCCCCGCCTCGCTCGAACGGGCGATCCAGCCATAGGGGACGGCGGCGATGGTATCGATGGGAAGGTCATGATCCGCCCCCTCCATCCGCCGCGCAAAGTGCGGGTTGTCCTCCGCAAGCATGTCGAGCAGCCGCCATGGATCGGATGCGGCCGAGCCGAGCAGCGATTTGCGCAAAGCGAGGCAGATGTTGGTGCTGCCGCCCTCCTGCACGACGATGCCGGCATAGCCGCCGGGAAAAAGGTGCAGCTCGATTGCATCGCCTACCGGAGTGCTCGC
The genomic region above belongs to Qipengyuania spongiae and contains:
- a CDS encoding NAD(P)/FAD-dependent oxidoreductase, with the protein product MPCLSLPPLRRAIALSAPIVLGAGPAGSSAAIRLARAGREPVLIDREETVGDCICGGFLSWRTAAQLRELGCGPESLGAHRAQRLRLYAGDAVAETALVEPGFGLSRHALDTALRAAAVAAGTKLEIDRARSVAPGCVSGSRREWRSDAIFLATGKHDVRGAMRPRKNRDPALGLRVRLPAGSPASTPVGDAIELHLFPGGYAGIVVQEGGSTNICLALRKSLLGSAASDPWRLLDMLAEDNPHFARRMEGADHDLPIDTIAAVPYGWIARSSEAGLYRLGDQAAVIPSLAGEGMSIALASAEDAVEAYLAGVEAPQYQARFAHRARRPVGIAEAIWHLAEHRRIAAPATRLAGAAPWLTRAAMRLSRI